A window of Enoplosus armatus isolate fEnoArm2 chromosome 3, fEnoArm2.hap1, whole genome shotgun sequence contains these coding sequences:
- the LOC139282253 gene encoding transcriptional regulator QRICH1-like: MNEQESGVVSFDEYVRQKARTVPQHRMKEFLESLAKGPEVLQEFSQQGGAATTTAMVYHQQGTNCIYTDSTEVAGSLLELACPVQVSSSDISPHLSVHQDSEQQLQVQVQIQEQQGQAVGQVLQVGSPSQHDLQGISAAQLVQQGELTEEQQQQIQAQLVAAVAGGQQIQLSSGQQIQFQGMQHIQLPGGQQIQLQAGQQIQLQGGQQIQLQGGQQIQLQGGQQIQLQGGQQIQLQGGQQIQLQGGQQIQLQGGQQIQIQTIEAMSPSHQQDSLREAERRSGTVSTVLQPAKKRKVDVPVAVSYAVPQGQQVATVLAIPQGQQQSYVSLRPDLLTVDSAQLYSTTGTITGPTGETWTIPVYSTPQQQGVTHIAIPQETYNTVQVTTSNGKDRMSPSSSSRSADVQSTSTGTQEEIVQTLFPAQFMNGNIHIPVAVQTVGGTYNTTQSVHIWDPNQQQSQGEDGQEQQLHLQGHIETEAHAEPPTEILVPVCLKPEEGLEVWRLWVKRKNDELNKQEKTKLAPIGRRQPLRFQEDLVSSAVAELNLGLSLMTQEARGSEEEQFTSDVLYYVFLCIQKYLCENGRVDDIFSDPYYTRFCGCLHKILDGWKPSVHPLGYVIPSHVTEEMLWECKQLGAHSPATLLTTLMYFNTKHFHLTTPEQHMKVAFSKVLRHTRKNPANVKDKATSIRLLKGQGPHSGGQKGTDEMYEEQAEDPENPLRCPIKLYDFYLFKCPQSVKGRNDAFYMTPEPVVAPNSPMWYSSQPLTSQQVEHVLARIIVVREIQEIIAAGPDNMS, from the exons ATGAATGAGCAGGAGAGTGGGGTGGTCTCCTTTGATGAATATGTGCGGCAGAAGGCCCGCACGGTGCCTCAGCACAGGATGAAGGAGTTCCTGGAGTCTCTCGCCAAGGGCCCAGAGGTGCTGCAGGAGTTCAGCCAGCAGGGAGGGGCGGCCACCACCACAGCCATGGTGTACCATCAGCAGGGTACCAACTGTATCTACACAGACAGCACTGAGGTGGCTGGCTCTCTCTTAGAGCTGGCTTGTCCG GTACAGGTGTCCTCGTCAGACATTTCACCTCATCTGTCTGTGCATCAAGACTCGGAACAACAGCTTCAAGTGCAG GTTCAGATTCAGGAGCAGCAGGGCCAAGCAGTCGGCCAGGTTCTTCAGGTGGGCTCCCCCTCTCAGCATGACCTGCAGGGAATCTCAGCAGCCCAGCTTGTCCAGCAGGGAGAActcacagaggagcagcagcagcag ATTCAGGCGCAGTTGGTTGCAGCTGTAGCTGGAGGACAACAAATCCAGTTGTCAAGTGGCCAACAAATCCAGTTTCAAGGAATGCAGCATATTCAGCTGCCAGGTGGCCAGCAAATTCAACTTCAGGCTGGGCAACAGATTCAACTGCAGGGTGGCCAGCAGATTCAACTACAGGGTGGCCAGCAAATTCAACTGCAGGGTGGCCAGCAGATTCAACTGCAGGGTGGCCAGCAGATTCAACTGCAGGGTGGCCAGCAGATTCAACTACAGGGTGGCCAGCAAATTCAACTACAGGGTGGTCagcagatccagatccagaccATAGAAGCCATGTCTCCTTCGCATCAACAGGACTCtctcagagaggcagagaggaggtcCGGTACTGTCTCAACTGTTCTCCAACCTGCCAAGAAGCGTAAGGTAGATGTCCCTGTAGCTGTGTCGTATGCCGTTCCACAGGGCCAGCAGGTGGCCACAGTTCTAGCCATCCCTCAAGGGCAGCAGCAAAGCTACGTGTCCCTACGACCAGATTTGCTCACCGTCGACAGCGCTCAACTGTACAGCACTACAGGAACAATCACAGGTCCCACAGGTGAGACCTGGACCATCCCCGTGTACTCCACTCCACAGCAGCAGGGTGTAACTCACATTGCCATACCACAGGAGACATACAACACAGTGCAAGTTACCACCTCCAACGGTAAGGACAGAATGTCCCCCAGTTCCTCATCAAGGTCTGCAGATGTGCAGTCGACCTCCACTGGAACACAGGAAGAAATAGTACAGACCCTGTTCCCAGCACAGTTCATGAACGGGAACATTCACATCCCTGTGGCAGTGCAGACTGTGGGAGGGACTTACAACACTACACAGTCGGTACACATATGGGACCCAAACCAACAGCAGAGCCAAGGAGAAGACGGACAAGAACAGCAGCTCCATCTGCAG GGTCACATAGAGACGGAGGCTCATGCTGAACCGCCTACAGAGATTCTTGTTCCTGTCTGTCTAAAGCCAGAGGAAGGCCTGGAGGTCTGGCGCCTTTGGGTGAAGAGAAAAAACGATGAGCTAAACAAGCAGGAAAAGACCAAGCTTGCACCCATTGGCC GTCGGCAGCCCCTGCGCTTTCAAGAAGACTTGGTGTCCAGTGCAGTGGCTGAGCTCAACTTGGGCCTTTCCCTGATGACGCAGGAGGCACGCGGATCAGAGGAAGAACAATTTACATCCGATGTTCTGTATTATGTTTTCTTGTGTATACAAAAG tATCTCTGCGAAAATGGACGTGTCGATGATATTTTCTCTGATCCATATTACACACGTTTTTGTGGGTGTTTGCACAAAATCCTAGATGGCTGGAAACCCAGTGTCCATCCTTTAG GTTATGTCATTCCAAGTCATGTGACAGAGGAGATGCTGTGGGAGTGCAAACAACTTGGTGCACATTCACCAGCCACATTGCTCACAACTCTGATGTATTTCAACACTAA GCATTTCCACCTGACGACACCTGAACAGCACATGAAGGTAGCTTTCTCTAAGGTCCTAAGACACACGAGGAAGAACCCCGCTAATGTCAAGGACAAAGCAACCAGTATCCGCCTTCTCAAAGGACAAGGTCCACACAGCGGAGGACAGAAAG GAACTGATGAAATGTATGAAGAGCAGGCCGAGGATCCTGAGAATCCTCTTCGTTGCCCCATTAAACTTTATGACTTTTATCTCTTCAAATG cCCTCAAAGCGTTAAGGGACGCAATGATGCGTTCTACATGACCCCAGAGCCCGTCGTCGCACCCAACAGCCCGATGTGGTACTCATCTCAGCCCCTCACAAGTCAGCAGGTGGAGCACGTGCTGGCCCGCATCATTGTGGTCCGAGAGATCCAGGAGATCATCGCTGCCGGTCCAGACAACATGAGCTAA
- the tmcc1b gene encoding transmembrane and coiled-coil domains protein 1b encodes MMKRGTSLQSRRSKVGGTGDPPQKGSPQIHRRSTHEALLQAGRPRSSSTTDTPTSPALADMLLTSGYHSTEEPDKLERYDGLGPAVSPNALPYGADGYDVVDSTPDPQRTKQAIAQLQQKILKLTEQIKIEQTARDDNVAEYLKLANNADKQQSARIKQVFEKKNQKSAQTIQQLQRKLEHYHRKLREVEHNGIPRQPKDVFRDMHQGLKDVGAKVTGGFSSFSQATHSAAGAVVSKPREIASLIRHKFGSADNITALKDSLDETQGDEGVGPGGTRTLGTGQLQSSPKYGSDDDCSSATSGSAGANSTTGAPGGPPSSKGNTLDHAQASGFDAILHEIQELRENQGRLEESFENLKAHYQRDYTMIMEALQEERYRCERLEEQLNDLTELHQNEILNLKQELASMEEKIAYQSYERARDIQEALEACQTRISKMELQQQQQQVVQLEGLENATARTLLGKLINVLLAVMAVLLVFVSTVANCVVPLMKTRSRTLTTLLLVILLAFLWRHWDAISEYLHHFLLHPR; translated from the exons ATGATGAAGCGAGGCACCAGCCTGCAGAGCCGCCGCAGCAAGGTGGGGGGCACTGGGGATCCTCCCCAGAAAGGTAGCCCACAGATCCACCGACGCAGCACCCATGAGGCCCTGCTGCAGGCTGGACGCCCACGCTCCTCCTCGACCACAGATACACCCACCAGCCCGGCCCTGGCTGACATGCTGCTGACCTCTGGTTACCACTCAACTGAGGAGCCTGACAAG CTGGAGCGTTATGATGGATTGGGCCCTGCCGTGTCACCCAATGCCCTCCCCTACGGTGCAGATGGGTATGATGTGGTTGACAGTACCCCAGACCCCCAGCGAACCAAGCAGGCCATTGCCCAACTACAACAGAAGATCCTCAAGCTCACAGAACAAATCAAAATCGAACAAACTGCACGTGACGACAACGTGGCCGAATACCTGAAACTTGCTAATAAcgcagacaaacagcagagtgcACGCATCAAACAGGTGTTTGAGAAGAAGAACCAAAAGTCAGCTCAGACCATACAGCAACTGCAGAGGAAGCTGGAGCATTACCACCGGAAGCTCCGAGAGGTGGAGCACAACGGCATCCCTCGCCAGCCCAAAGATGTTTTCCGAGACATGCACCAGGGGCTGAAAGATGTTGGAGCCAAG GTGACAGGGGGCTTCTCCAGTTTCTCTCAAGCCACTCACTCTGCAGCTGGAGCCGTTGTGTCTAAGCCAAGAGAAATCGCCTCTCTCATCCGCCACAAGTTCGGCAGTGCTGATAACATTACAGCCCTGAAAGACTCCTTGGATGAAACCCAAGGAGATGAGGGTGTTGGTCCTGGGGGAACGAGGACCCTTGGGACAGGACAGTTGCAGTCCAGCCCAAAGTATGGCAGTGATGATGACTGTTCTAGCGCTACTTCTGGCTCTGCAGGAGCCAACAGCACGACAGGAGCCCCTGGAGGACCCCCTAGCTCCAAGGGAAATACTCTTGACCATGCCCAGGCCTCAGGCTTTGATGCTATACTCCATGAGATCCAAGAGCTCCGGGAAAACCAAGGTCGACTGGAGGAGTCCTTTGAAAACTTGAAAGCCCACTATCAGCGGGACTACACGATGATCATGGAGGCCCTGCAAGAGGAACGATACAG GTGTGAACGTTTAGAAGAGCAGCTCAATGACTTGACGGAACTGCACCAGAATGAAATTCTGAACTTGAAACAGGAACTAGCCAGCATGGAGGAGAAGATTGCTTACCAATCCTACGAAAGAGCGAGGGACATTCAG GAGGCGCTGGAGGCCTGTCAGACACGCATTTCCAagatggagctgcagcagcagcaacagcaggtgGTGCAGCTTGAGGGTTTGGAGAACGCCACAGCACGGACTCTGCTTGGAAAACTAATCAATGTGCTGCTAGCTGTTATGGCAGTCcttttggtgtttgtgtccacGGTGGCTAACTGTGTCGTCCCCTTGATGAAAACACGCAGCCGCACGCTTACTACGCTGCTCCTCGTCATCCTCCTTGCCTTCCTCTGGAGGCACTGGGATGCTATTTCAGAGTATCTGCATCACTTTCTTCTCCACCCCAGATGA
- the LOC139282254 gene encoding pseudouridylate synthase RPUSD4, mitochondrial-like, translating to MNSCRIACSEWKYGLNTVLSRVKPRTICRRLPEAAPFLSRSQATAAEHAPGSDTGEKPQLKAIDLARKVQQEKAKAPAAEPEKLSGQQRRVTELKRFSLQLQKVHPNVLAKHLHRTVLYQDKDVVVINKPYGVPVREDRGVTSISSVLPVLSKMMDGMKIKSDSQLLPCLGLEKDTSGALLLARSEEAAERILNLHRNNQVQRKYWVITVGVPVPSEGVIDIPIIEREVTGSRPHYKMALSPLFRMNDAGDGVTKVRAHRQAHPAVTKYRVLDSSNGCSLVELQPLTGVKHQTRVHMAFALTCPILGDHKYSHWSKLAPQKLPERVLGRLGLEQSKIRYLPLHLLARQLTLQGTSEANISVSCPLPKYFAQTLNRLQLTIPDKKDNE from the exons ATGAACAGCTGTAGAATAGCCTGTAGTGAGTGGAAATACGGTCTGAACACCGTCTTGTCTCGGGTCAAACCACGGACCATATGCCGCCGGTTACCGGAGGCAGCACCGTTCCTCAGCCGGAGCCAGGCCACCGCCGCTGAACACGCTCCGGGCTCCGACACGGGAGAGAAACCCCAGCTGAAAGCGATCGACCTGGCGCGGAAGGTCCAGCAGGAGAAGGCGAAGGCACCGGCGGCGGAGCCGGAGAAGCTGTCCGGCCAGCAGAGGAGAGTGACGGAGCTGAAACGGTTCAGTCTGCAGCTACAAAAAGTTCATCCTAACGTGCTGGCCAAACACCTCCACAGAACCGTGCTGTACCAGGATAAAGATGTGGTTGTCATCAATAAACCTTATGGTGTTCCCGTCAGAG AAGACCGTGGGGTCACATCCATCTCCTCGGTGCTTCCCGTCCTCTCCAAAATGATGGATGGGATGAAGATCAAGTCCGATTCTCAGCTGCTCCCCTGTCTGGGACTGGAGAAGGACACATCAGGAGCTCTCCTGCTGGCCAGGagtgaagaagcagcagagcgCATACTCAACCTCCACAGAAATAACCAAGTGCAGAGGAAGTACTG GGTCATCACAGTTGGTGTTCCTGTGCCATCTGAGGGAGTgattgacattcccatcataGAGAGAGAGGTCACAGGCTCTCGGCCACACTACAAG atGGCTCTGAGTCCTCTCTTCAGAATGAATGATGCAGGTGATGGTGTCACCAAAGTCCGCGCCCATCGACAGGCCCACCCTGCAGTGACCAAGTACAGAGTCTTGGACAGCAGCAACGGTTGCAGCCTTGTGGAGCTGCAGCCTTTAACTG GAGTGAAGCACCAGACGAGGGTTCACATGGCATTTGCTCTGACATGCCCCATTCTTGGTGACCACAAATATTCCCACTGGAGCAAACTGGCACCCCAG AAATTACCGGAACGTGTGCTGGGAAGGCTCGGACTGGAACAGAGCAAAATCCGGTATCTTCCTCTTCATTTGCTTGCTCGGCAACTGACATTACAAGGAACCAGTGAAGCCAACATCAGCGTCTCCTGCCCGCTGCCAAAATACTTCGCACAAACATTGAATCGGCTGCAATTAACTATTCCTgataaaaaagacaatgaataa
- the h1m gene encoding linker histone H1M — protein MPPKKPAADSADPPVPSSSDAPLEEKKSDAAALRKLAAHPSTAIMVKEALKELDSRKGVSSQAIQNYIKQKYPSVDLVRLKHLVRRALKKGIETGTLVRPANSNVTTGAMGKFRLAPKVKEAKPKTENTDPNVQKAPKAAKDGAKKPKTAGATKKKETANEPAKSQEDSKPPKKSKKDKEAATSKVAPAKKPKAKKAAGKGDSEVASDSTKTKTAKTTKEAKAGKASQSKATKAGSDAPASKASGKRGRKAAE, from the exons ATGCCTCCTAAAAAGCCAGCAGCAGACTCCGCTGACCCTCCTGTGCCGTCCTCCAGTGACGCTCCGCTGGAAGAGAAAAAATCAG ATGCAGCGGCGCTGCGCAAACTTGCAGCTCATCCATCCACAGCGATCATGGTGAAAGAAGCACTGAAAGAGTTGGACTCGCGCAAAGGGGTTTCATCCCAAGCGATACAGAAttatatcaaacaaaaatacccCTCGGTGGATCTGGTGAGGTTGAAGCACTTGGTCCGTAGAGCCCTGAAAAAGGGAATCGAGACTGGCACGTTGGTGCGACCTGCAAACTCCAATGTCACTACAGGCGCAATGGGAAAATTTAGG CTTGCACCAAAAGTCAAGGAGGCAAAGCCAAAAACTGAGAACACGGATCCAAATGTGCAAAAGGCGCCCAAAGCAGCCAAAGATGGAGCCAAGAAGCCCAAAACAGCAG GTgccacaaagaagaaagaaactgcCAATGAACCGGCCAAGTCACAGGAG GACTCAAAGCCTCCCAAAAagtcaaagaaagacaaagaggctGCTACTTCAAAGGTTGCTCCAGCAAAGAAGCCAAAAGCTAAAAAAGCTGCAGGTAAAGGGGACAGCGAGGTCGCCTCTGACTCGACCAAGACTAAAACGGCAAAGACCACCAAGGAGGCAAAGGCAGGAAAGGCGTCCCAGAGCAAGGCTACTAAAGCAGGCAGCGATGCCCCTGCTTCTAAAGCATCTGGGAAACGAGGAAGGAAGGCTGCAGAGTAA